The proteins below are encoded in one region of Syngnathus acus chromosome 2, fSynAcu1.2, whole genome shotgun sequence:
- the LOC119117622 gene encoding BCL-6 corepressor-like isoform X1, which yields MTTDVFTLAREETNNTLPAEHKKVDASTAFWMDPVASLSVDFKSVTGKNLLGKSVLPPSVTADQAQPSPSLSYGHWKNPSPELQKVLVIPTARDIVTTNDKLLDSGLNSISSFLKLPWMTPYSEATMYPFLDMAYKASFLAQASPFIYQQLAYQSLCHMAEGGSPEDRFFYLPQYVPTHVSSQLESDFRIPASMSAALSPLHTLQGPSVHQQTSAFSTSLYQDALASAFHFDDCHLNNSRTKSGLPTSAKTSSTSNSRSACDPVNSSVPGSTSVSTSVDSRKTSKRSTASSNELAGFPSFYIGSLSSELDSLKQTNSSRQNRSSPDHCRAAKSLSPARTSVDRKVHSIPLDLSAKKTKGSSNRFLSELDFFAQLNYGLQARDEKCLKDSPEPSKVKTSLNSDKAAHFLQNQSFPGIRKLEVGSLPSKRSSESFSSANLGQQTVHVTNAKEAHTFSGKPILSKVQGQDKQSNQPKEIQPHVGLGSTSKRLRTDSFIPLDLGCSNGYLPYSITDTMSLQHMSVSDKGHGHHYPILCGHSGSRTYTSSKQGLQHRADSQGTSPSLTTQRDLKELSNRSLSKSCHVEQNRGQEIQQKPSQTKKPEPEQRASSSERASNESFKSFCNPFNRVSESIVCIDMAFEEVDESPHNRNKSFLANQTVGQQGLQAPTSQPAFLYHKCSSPPPPSKEISIEDCLSPFQDLPDERTMRCARTSPEQFSRKKVIGAPCGSNSLARDEHGAEALDESDDEDQVNHEPSSNICASKECSYLCSAATQCLDGQAVGCGSHSDHSFCTSKTPSGDTPLPLAAGGVDSEAESFVSIDQREQNMAVDSQSIDRRSLVYESDISDCLGQEHLLENNSRDTTFHTDEKNTQDIMDVQVGGGKDTCTSTQTEPFSKCLDSQPKLETEESCDSLSSWPSQEQCKLKMLPSYQLKENQNDETAAAGQAELADAGGGEGGWLDLCQQSDRRGGRSPPTVHVEGKKGVQPSSICVTFAYNRANDLVGKDDCSTEKMQNEESDKEERQQAVDTTSGGLVHWNETSSVEGLSGLDPNMAANRKHMFSLEPFHQSNIGGRWMKRRRTEDMGTKNDATEDTSKQKSCIEQNGPCFKKPRLPNDDVKVHVASSPGVQTDSAGLWQPSHVASFRLREKHQKLRENRRVSSLLPFLSDDSPDKPTGKHPCKTKHTREAAEEADEEGGDVEDRISQVSFDTCSPPLQPNLAVEPTPSELCHLIVNKHAGETLLQHAARLGDEEAVLYCLQLRLCNINHQDNAGYCALHEACTQGWFTIVRHLVEHGADVNCSAQDGTRPLHDAVANNHMEVVRFLLACGADPTLTSYSGRGPINMTNSVAMETFLEEYLADLKGRPEGDSGICWDFYGSSVCEPSSEGGVYNILADPPGPEEEEEEEETEQRGGKEEFEFETSDKPLPCYTLHVSPSTGPRNWLLLRDVLACLRMTPHAFRRHFPHLEVRAIPQAEFYCQTSLSHLWRHPAKQASSQPLTNDLLELVEATPKMAAMLGSPLKFVDSQALPEPAPGPAPLLSSSSTGSVLPALATLGEVSQDQSQRCAPVAAVERKVDASNVVTCNQVAPSHTHPKETINMSESTKKDSANPANMDSAVREVQHLQNGVAMGTNCGTEENMQCGALSGNTDVNNSRSEDNKRVRKVIGEGLKKLSSCAAEQNCQTLRDGSGHTVKMDAAWRRHLANVRVHIRDLGVTFAGGRTPSNVKVVDKVAETKATLHKNQPGR from the exons ATGACGACAGACGTTTTTACTTTGGCACGTGAGGAGACAAACAACACGCTCCCCGCCGAGCACAAAAAG GTGGATGCTAGCACTGCTTTCTGGATGGACCCTGTTGCCTCGCTCAGTGTAGACTTCAAGTCAGTGACGGGAAAAAACCTCCTTGGCAAAAGTGTTCTTCCTCCTTCTGTCACTGCAGACCAGGCCCAACCTAGCCCATCTCTCTCTTATGGACATTGGAAGAATCCTTCACCAGAGCTACAGAAAGTACTGGTTATCCCTACAGCTAGAGACATAGTCACAACCAATGACAAGCTTCTAGATTCAGGCCTGAATAGTATCAGTAGCTTCTTGAAACTCCCTTGGATGACTCCTTACTCTGAGGCAACCATGTACCCCTTCCTTGACATGGCATACAAGGCCTCATTCCTGGCCCAGGCATCCCCATTCATATACCAGCAGTTAGCGTACCAGTCTCTGTGCCATATGGCAGAAGGCGGCTCACCTGAAGACAGATTCTTTTATTTACCCCAGTATGTTCCTACACATGTTTCTTCACAATTGGAGTCTGACTTCAGAATACCCGCATCCATGTCAGCTGCCCTCTCACCCCTGCACACACTGCAGGGGCCTTCGGTACATCAGCAAACATCTGCCTTCAGCACCTCCCTGTACCAGGACGCTTTAGCTTCTGCTTTTCACTTTGATGATTGCCATCTTAACAACAGTCGCACAAAGTCTGGTCTCCCCACTTCTGCTAAGACTAGTTCTACAAGCAACAGTCGCTCTGCCTGTGATCCAGTCAACAGTTCAGTCCCTGGTTCTACCTCAGTGTCGACATCTGTAGACTCCCGGAAGACTTCAAAAAGGAGCACTGCATCATCTAATGAACTTGCTGGGTTTCCTTCCTTCTACATTGGCAGCCTTAGTTCTGAACTAGACTCCCTGAAACAAACCAACAGCAGCCGACAAAACCGCTCTAGCCCAGATCACTGTAGAGCTGCAAAGTCTCTTTCACCTGCAAGAACATCAGTAGACAGAAAAGTACATTCAATACCTTTGGATCTTTCTgcgaaaaagacaaaaggctCATCAAACAGGTTCCTGTCCGAATTAGACTTCTTTGCCCAGCTAAATTATGGGCTACAGGCGAGAGATGAGAAGTGCCTGAAAGACAGCCCAGAACCCTCAAAAGTGAAAACCTCTTTGAATTCGGATAAGGCTGCACATTTTTTACAGAATCAAAGTTTCCCTGGCATTAGAAAACTTGAGGTTGGCAGCCTACCCTCAAAAAGATCTTCTGAATCATTCTCTTCAGCAAATTTGGGCCAGCAAACAGTGCATGTGACAAATGCTAAAGAggcacacacattttctggaAAACCTATATTGTCCAAGGTCCAAGGTCAAGATAAACAATCAAATCAACCCAAAGAAATACAGCCACACGTGGGACTCGGATCCACTTCCAAACGACTCCGCACTGACTCTTTTATTCCACTTGATTTAGGCTGCAGCAATGGCTACCTTCCATACTCGATTACGGACACTATGTCCTTGCAGCACATGTCCGTATCGGACAAAGGACATGGCCACCACTACCCCATCCTCTGTGGTCACAGCGGTAGTAGGACTTACACATCTTCAAAACAGGGTCTTCAACACAGAGCGGATTCACAGGGTACCTCACCCTCTCTGACAACTCAGAGAGACCTCAAAGAACTTTCAAACAGGTCTCTGTCCAAATCCTGTCATGTAGAGCAAAACAGAGGCCAAGAAATCCAGCAAAAGCCAAGCCAGACCAAGAAACCAGAACCCGAGCAAAGAGCTAGCAGCAGCGAGCGGGCTTCAAATGAATCCTTCAAATCTTTTTGCAACCCGTTCAATAGGGTTAGCGAGAGCATCGTTTGTATTGACATGGCTTTCGAAGAAGTTGACGAATCACCCCACAATCGCAACAAAAGCTTCCTTGCCAACCAGACTGTTGGGCAGCAGGGCTTACAAGCCCCCACATCCCAGCCAGCTTTTCTTTATCACAAGTGTTCTTCACCCCCTCCTCCCAGCAAGGAGATTTCAATAGAAGATTGTCTTAGTCCATTTCAGGACCTCCCAGACGAGCGGACGATGCGTTGTGCCAGAACATCTCCCGAACAGTTTTCCAGGAagaaggtcattggtgccccATGTGGTTCAAACAGCTTGGCAAGAGATGAACATGGTGCTGAAGCACTTGACGAAAGTGATGATGAGGACCAAGTCAATCACGAGCCATCCTCAAATATCTGTGCAAGTAAAGAATGTTCTTATTTGTGCTCCGCTGCCACCCAATGCCTGGATGGTCAAGCTGTTGGATGCGGCTCTCATTCAGATCATTCATTTTGTACCAGCAAGACACCAAGTGGTGATACGCCTTTGCCGTTAGCAGCCGGTGGCGTCGACTCCGAAGCCGAGTCCTTTGTCTCCATCGACCAAAGAGAACAAAACATGGCAGTTGACAGCCAAAGCATCGATCGTAGGTCTCTTGTATATGAATCCGATATTAGTGATTGTTTAGGTCAAGAGCATTTGCTGGAAAATAATTCCAGAGACACTACATTTCACACTGACGAGAAGAACACCCAGGACATCATGGATGTCCAGGTTGGTGGGGGCAAGGATACCTGCACCAGCACCCAGACAGAAcctttttccaaatgtttggACAGTCAACCAAAGTTGGAGACCGAGGAATCTTGTGATTCCCTGTCCAGCTGGCCGAGTCAAGAGCAGTGTAAG CTTAAGATGCTCCCTTCTTATCAGCTCAAGGAAAACCAGAATGACGAGACGGCGGCAGCAGGGCAGGCTGAGCTGGCAGACGCCGGTGGGGGCGAAGGGGGATGGTTGGATCTGTGCCAGCAGAGTGACAGGAGGGGAGGACGCTCACCTCCCACAGTCCACGTCGAAGGAAAGAAAG GTGTACAACCGTCATCCATTTGTGTCACATTTGCCTACAACCGTGCCAACGACCTGGTAGGCAAGGATGATTGCTCAACAGAGAAGATGCAGAATGAAGAAAGTGACAAAGAAGAAAGGCAACAGGCTGTTGACACAACCAGCGGCGGTCTGGTTCACTGGAACGAAACGTCCTCTGTGGAGGGCCTCAGCGGTTTGGATCCTAACATGGCAGCAAATCGCAAGCACATGTTCAGCCTGGAGCCATTTCACCAGAGCAACATCGGTGGTCGCTGGATGAAGCGAAGAAGAACGGAAGACATGGGAACGAAAAacg ATGCGACTGAGGACACAAGCAAGCAAAAGAGTTGCATCGAGCAGAACGGCCCCTGCTTCAAAAAGCCCCGTCTACCCAATGATGACGTGAAAG tccATGTGGCCTCATCCCCGGGGGTACAGACGGACAGTGCTGGCCTCTGGCAACCCTCCCACGTCGCCTCCTTCCGCCTCCGGGAGAAGCATCAGAAGCTGAGGGAGAACCGCAGGGTCTCGTCACTCCTCCCATTCTTATCTGATGACAGCCCCGATAAACCCACGGGGAAACATCCATGCAAGACCAAGCACACGAGGGAGGCAGCAGAAGAGGCAGATGAGGAAGGAGGTGACGTGGAGGACAGAATCAGCCAG GTTTCATTCGACACATGCTCACCACCTCTGCAGCCGAACCTTGCAGTTGAACCTACACCCTCAGAATTGTGTCACCTAATTGTGAATAAACATGCCGGAGAGACGCTGCTGCAACATGCCGCCCGGCTGGGAGACGAG GAGGCAGTGCTCTACTGTCTGCAGCTGAGGCTCTGCAACATCAACCATCAAGACAATGCTGGCTATTGCGCCTTGCACGAGGCCTGCACCCAAGGCTGGTTCACGATTGTGCGCCACCTGGTGGAGCACGGGGCGGACGTCAACTGCAGCGCTCAGGACGGAACCAG GCCGCTACATGACGCTGTTGCGAACAACCACATGGAAGTGGTACGTTTCCTCCTGGCCTGTGGCGCTGACCCCACCCTGACCTCTTACTCCGGACGAGGACCGATAAACATGACCAAcagtgttgccatggaaaccttCCTAGAGG AATATCTCGCAGATCTCAAGGGAAGGCCGGAAGGTGATTCTGGAATCTGCTGGGATTTTTACGGCAGTTCCGTGTGCG AACCATCCAGTGAGGGTGGAGTTTACAACATCCTGGCCGATCCGCCTGGGcctgaagaggaagaagaggaggaagagacaGAGCAGCGGGGCGGAAAGGAGGAGTTTGAATTTGAGACGTCTGACAAGCCACTACCCTGCTACACGTTGCATGTGTCGCCGTCTACGGG TCCTCGTAACTGGCTCCTCCTCCGCGATGTCTTGGCCTGTCTTCGAATGACACCTCACGCCTTCCGTCGCCACTTCCCACATCTTGAGGTTCGTGCCATCCCACAGGCCGAGTTCTACTGCCAGACATCCTTGTCGCATCTCTGGCGCCATCCTGCTAAGCAGGCCTCTTCCCAACCGCTTACCAATGACTTGCTGGAGTTGGTGGAGGCTAcacccaaaatggccgccatgcTTGGCTCTCCCCTCAAATTTGTGGACAGCCAGGCGCTGCCAGAACCGGCACCAGGCCCAGCCCCACTACTGTCGTCATCGTCGACTGGCTCAGTTCTGCCAGCACTTGCCACCCTTGGCGAAGTTTCGCAAGACCAAAGCCAGCGTTGTGCTCCAGTCGCCGCAGTGGAAAGGAAGGTAGATGCGAGCAACGTCGTCACATGCAACCAAGTGGCCCCAAGTCACACTCATCCCAAAGAGACCATCAATATGTCAGAATCTACAAAAAAGGATAGCGCAAATCCAGCAAATATGGACTCTGCTGTGAGGGAAGTGCAGCACTTGCAAAATGGAGTCGCAATGGGTACAAACTGTGGTAccgaggagaacatgcaatGTGGTGCCCTATCTGGGAACACAGATGTTAACAATTCTCGGAGTGAAGACAACAAGCGTGTTCGCAAAGTAATTGGCGAAGGGTTGAAGAAACTAAGCAGCTGTGCAGCTGAGCAGAACTGTCAAACCTTACGTGACGGCAGCGGTCACACTGTGAAGATGGATGCCGCATGGCGAAGACACTTGGCAAATGTCAGAGTTCACATCAGAGACTTGGGGGTAACATTTGCAGGAGGCCGGACCCCCAGCAATGTGAAGGTTGTTGACAAGGTCGCTGAGACCAAAGCGACTCTGCACAAAAATCAGCCTGGGAGATGA
- the LOC119117622 gene encoding uncharacterized protein LOC119117622 isoform X3, whose product MTTDVFTLAREETNNTLPAEHKKVDASTAFWMDPVASLSVDFKSVTGKNLLGKSVLPPSVTADQAQPSPSLSYGHWKNPSPELQKVLVIPTARDIVTTNDKLLDSGLNSISSFLKLPWMTPYSEATMYPFLDMAYKASFLAQASPFIYQQLAYQSLCHMAEGGSPEDRFFYLPQYVPTHVSSQLESDFRIPASMSAALSPLHTLQGPSVHQQTSAFSTSLYQDALASAFHFDDCHLNNSRTKSGLPTSAKTSSTSNSRSACDPVNSSVPGSTSVSTSVDSRKTSKRSTASSNELAGFPSFYIGSLSSELDSLKQTNSSRQNRSSPDHCRAAKSLSPARTSVDRKVHSIPLDLSAKKTKGSSNRFLSELDFFAQLNYGLQARDEKCLKDSPEPSKVKTSLNSDKAAHFLQNQSFPGIRKLEVGSLPSKRSSESFSSANLGQQTVHVTNAKEAHTFSGKPILSKVQGQDKQSNQPKEIQPHVGLGSTSKRLRTDSFIPLDLGCSNGYLPYSITDTMSLQHMSVSDKGHGHHYPILCGHSGSRTYTSSKQGLQHRADSQGTSPSLTTQRDLKELSNRSLSKSCHVEQNRGQEIQQKPSQTKKPEPEQRASSSERASNESFKSFCNPFNRVSESIVCIDMAFEEVDESPHNRNKSFLANQTVGQQGLQAPTSQPAFLYHKCSSPPPPSKEISIEDCLSPFQDLPDERTMRCARTSPEQFSRKKVIGAPCGSNSLARDEHGAEALDESDDEDQVNHEPSSNICASKECSYLCSAATQCLDGQAVGCGSHSDHSFCTSKTPSGDTPLPLAAGGVDSEAESFVSIDQREQNMAVDSQSIDRRSLVYESDISDCLGQEHLLENNSRDTTFHTDEKNTQDIMDVQVGGGKDTCTSTQTEPFSKCLDSQPKLETEESCDSLSSWPSQEQCKLKMLPSYQLKENQNDETAAAGQAELADAGGGEGGWLDLCQQSDRRGGRSPPTVHVEGKKGVQPSSICVTFAYNRANDLVGKDDCSTEKMQNEESDKEERQQAVDTTSGGLVHWNETSSVEGLSGLDPNMAANRKHMFSLEPFHQSNIGGRWMKRRRTEDMGTKNVHVASSPGVQTDSAGLWQPSHVASFRLREKHQKLRENRRVSSLLPFLSDDSPDKPTGKHPCKTKHTREAAEEADEEGGDVEDRISQVSFDTCSPPLQPNLAVEPTPSELCHLIVNKHAGETLLQHAARLGDEEAVLYCLQLRLCNINHQDNAGYCALHEACTQGWFTIVRHLVEHGADVNCSAQDGTRPLHDAVANNHMEVVRFLLACGADPTLTSYSGRGPINMTNSVAMETFLEEYLADLKGRPEGDSGICWDFYGSSVCEPSSEGGVYNILADPPGPEEEEEEEETEQRGGKEEFEFETSDKPLPCYTLHVSPSTGPRNWLLLRDVLACLRMTPHAFRRHFPHLEVRAIPQAEFYCQTSLSHLWRHPAKQASSQPLTNDLLELVEATPKMAAMLGSPLKFVDSQALPEPAPGPAPLLSSSSTGSVLPALATLGEVSQDQSQRCAPVAAVERKVDASNVVTCNQVAPSHTHPKETINMSESTKKDSANPANMDSAVREVQHLQNGVAMGTNCGTEENMQCGALSGNTDVNNSRSEDNKRVRKVIGEGLKKLSSCAAEQNCQTLRDGSGHTVKMDAAWRRHLANVRVHIRDLGVTFAGGRTPSNVKVVDKVAETKATLHKNQPGR is encoded by the exons ATGACGACAGACGTTTTTACTTTGGCACGTGAGGAGACAAACAACACGCTCCCCGCCGAGCACAAAAAG GTGGATGCTAGCACTGCTTTCTGGATGGACCCTGTTGCCTCGCTCAGTGTAGACTTCAAGTCAGTGACGGGAAAAAACCTCCTTGGCAAAAGTGTTCTTCCTCCTTCTGTCACTGCAGACCAGGCCCAACCTAGCCCATCTCTCTCTTATGGACATTGGAAGAATCCTTCACCAGAGCTACAGAAAGTACTGGTTATCCCTACAGCTAGAGACATAGTCACAACCAATGACAAGCTTCTAGATTCAGGCCTGAATAGTATCAGTAGCTTCTTGAAACTCCCTTGGATGACTCCTTACTCTGAGGCAACCATGTACCCCTTCCTTGACATGGCATACAAGGCCTCATTCCTGGCCCAGGCATCCCCATTCATATACCAGCAGTTAGCGTACCAGTCTCTGTGCCATATGGCAGAAGGCGGCTCACCTGAAGACAGATTCTTTTATTTACCCCAGTATGTTCCTACACATGTTTCTTCACAATTGGAGTCTGACTTCAGAATACCCGCATCCATGTCAGCTGCCCTCTCACCCCTGCACACACTGCAGGGGCCTTCGGTACATCAGCAAACATCTGCCTTCAGCACCTCCCTGTACCAGGACGCTTTAGCTTCTGCTTTTCACTTTGATGATTGCCATCTTAACAACAGTCGCACAAAGTCTGGTCTCCCCACTTCTGCTAAGACTAGTTCTACAAGCAACAGTCGCTCTGCCTGTGATCCAGTCAACAGTTCAGTCCCTGGTTCTACCTCAGTGTCGACATCTGTAGACTCCCGGAAGACTTCAAAAAGGAGCACTGCATCATCTAATGAACTTGCTGGGTTTCCTTCCTTCTACATTGGCAGCCTTAGTTCTGAACTAGACTCCCTGAAACAAACCAACAGCAGCCGACAAAACCGCTCTAGCCCAGATCACTGTAGAGCTGCAAAGTCTCTTTCACCTGCAAGAACATCAGTAGACAGAAAAGTACATTCAATACCTTTGGATCTTTCTgcgaaaaagacaaaaggctCATCAAACAGGTTCCTGTCCGAATTAGACTTCTTTGCCCAGCTAAATTATGGGCTACAGGCGAGAGATGAGAAGTGCCTGAAAGACAGCCCAGAACCCTCAAAAGTGAAAACCTCTTTGAATTCGGATAAGGCTGCACATTTTTTACAGAATCAAAGTTTCCCTGGCATTAGAAAACTTGAGGTTGGCAGCCTACCCTCAAAAAGATCTTCTGAATCATTCTCTTCAGCAAATTTGGGCCAGCAAACAGTGCATGTGACAAATGCTAAAGAggcacacacattttctggaAAACCTATATTGTCCAAGGTCCAAGGTCAAGATAAACAATCAAATCAACCCAAAGAAATACAGCCACACGTGGGACTCGGATCCACTTCCAAACGACTCCGCACTGACTCTTTTATTCCACTTGATTTAGGCTGCAGCAATGGCTACCTTCCATACTCGATTACGGACACTATGTCCTTGCAGCACATGTCCGTATCGGACAAAGGACATGGCCACCACTACCCCATCCTCTGTGGTCACAGCGGTAGTAGGACTTACACATCTTCAAAACAGGGTCTTCAACACAGAGCGGATTCACAGGGTACCTCACCCTCTCTGACAACTCAGAGAGACCTCAAAGAACTTTCAAACAGGTCTCTGTCCAAATCCTGTCATGTAGAGCAAAACAGAGGCCAAGAAATCCAGCAAAAGCCAAGCCAGACCAAGAAACCAGAACCCGAGCAAAGAGCTAGCAGCAGCGAGCGGGCTTCAAATGAATCCTTCAAATCTTTTTGCAACCCGTTCAATAGGGTTAGCGAGAGCATCGTTTGTATTGACATGGCTTTCGAAGAAGTTGACGAATCACCCCACAATCGCAACAAAAGCTTCCTTGCCAACCAGACTGTTGGGCAGCAGGGCTTACAAGCCCCCACATCCCAGCCAGCTTTTCTTTATCACAAGTGTTCTTCACCCCCTCCTCCCAGCAAGGAGATTTCAATAGAAGATTGTCTTAGTCCATTTCAGGACCTCCCAGACGAGCGGACGATGCGTTGTGCCAGAACATCTCCCGAACAGTTTTCCAGGAagaaggtcattggtgccccATGTGGTTCAAACAGCTTGGCAAGAGATGAACATGGTGCTGAAGCACTTGACGAAAGTGATGATGAGGACCAAGTCAATCACGAGCCATCCTCAAATATCTGTGCAAGTAAAGAATGTTCTTATTTGTGCTCCGCTGCCACCCAATGCCTGGATGGTCAAGCTGTTGGATGCGGCTCTCATTCAGATCATTCATTTTGTACCAGCAAGACACCAAGTGGTGATACGCCTTTGCCGTTAGCAGCCGGTGGCGTCGACTCCGAAGCCGAGTCCTTTGTCTCCATCGACCAAAGAGAACAAAACATGGCAGTTGACAGCCAAAGCATCGATCGTAGGTCTCTTGTATATGAATCCGATATTAGTGATTGTTTAGGTCAAGAGCATTTGCTGGAAAATAATTCCAGAGACACTACATTTCACACTGACGAGAAGAACACCCAGGACATCATGGATGTCCAGGTTGGTGGGGGCAAGGATACCTGCACCAGCACCCAGACAGAAcctttttccaaatgtttggACAGTCAACCAAAGTTGGAGACCGAGGAATCTTGTGATTCCCTGTCCAGCTGGCCGAGTCAAGAGCAGTGTAAG CTTAAGATGCTCCCTTCTTATCAGCTCAAGGAAAACCAGAATGACGAGACGGCGGCAGCAGGGCAGGCTGAGCTGGCAGACGCCGGTGGGGGCGAAGGGGGATGGTTGGATCTGTGCCAGCAGAGTGACAGGAGGGGAGGACGCTCACCTCCCACAGTCCACGTCGAAGGAAAGAAAG GTGTACAACCGTCATCCATTTGTGTCACATTTGCCTACAACCGTGCCAACGACCTGGTAGGCAAGGATGATTGCTCAACAGAGAAGATGCAGAATGAAGAAAGTGACAAAGAAGAAAGGCAACAGGCTGTTGACACAACCAGCGGCGGTCTGGTTCACTGGAACGAAACGTCCTCTGTGGAGGGCCTCAGCGGTTTGGATCCTAACATGGCAGCAAATCGCAAGCACATGTTCAGCCTGGAGCCATTTCACCAGAGCAACATCGGTGGTCGCTGGATGAAGCGAAGAAGAACGGAAGACATGGGAACGAAAAacg tccATGTGGCCTCATCCCCGGGGGTACAGACGGACAGTGCTGGCCTCTGGCAACCCTCCCACGTCGCCTCCTTCCGCCTCCGGGAGAAGCATCAGAAGCTGAGGGAGAACCGCAGGGTCTCGTCACTCCTCCCATTCTTATCTGATGACAGCCCCGATAAACCCACGGGGAAACATCCATGCAAGACCAAGCACACGAGGGAGGCAGCAGAAGAGGCAGATGAGGAAGGAGGTGACGTGGAGGACAGAATCAGCCAG GTTTCATTCGACACATGCTCACCACCTCTGCAGCCGAACCTTGCAGTTGAACCTACACCCTCAGAATTGTGTCACCTAATTGTGAATAAACATGCCGGAGAGACGCTGCTGCAACATGCCGCCCGGCTGGGAGACGAG GAGGCAGTGCTCTACTGTCTGCAGCTGAGGCTCTGCAACATCAACCATCAAGACAATGCTGGCTATTGCGCCTTGCACGAGGCCTGCACCCAAGGCTGGTTCACGATTGTGCGCCACCTGGTGGAGCACGGGGCGGACGTCAACTGCAGCGCTCAGGACGGAACCAG GCCGCTACATGACGCTGTTGCGAACAACCACATGGAAGTGGTACGTTTCCTCCTGGCCTGTGGCGCTGACCCCACCCTGACCTCTTACTCCGGACGAGGACCGATAAACATGACCAAcagtgttgccatggaaaccttCCTAGAGG AATATCTCGCAGATCTCAAGGGAAGGCCGGAAGGTGATTCTGGAATCTGCTGGGATTTTTACGGCAGTTCCGTGTGCG AACCATCCAGTGAGGGTGGAGTTTACAACATCCTGGCCGATCCGCCTGGGcctgaagaggaagaagaggaggaagagacaGAGCAGCGGGGCGGAAAGGAGGAGTTTGAATTTGAGACGTCTGACAAGCCACTACCCTGCTACACGTTGCATGTGTCGCCGTCTACGGG TCCTCGTAACTGGCTCCTCCTCCGCGATGTCTTGGCCTGTCTTCGAATGACACCTCACGCCTTCCGTCGCCACTTCCCACATCTTGAGGTTCGTGCCATCCCACAGGCCGAGTTCTACTGCCAGACATCCTTGTCGCATCTCTGGCGCCATCCTGCTAAGCAGGCCTCTTCCCAACCGCTTACCAATGACTTGCTGGAGTTGGTGGAGGCTAcacccaaaatggccgccatgcTTGGCTCTCCCCTCAAATTTGTGGACAGCCAGGCGCTGCCAGAACCGGCACCAGGCCCAGCCCCACTACTGTCGTCATCGTCGACTGGCTCAGTTCTGCCAGCACTTGCCACCCTTGGCGAAGTTTCGCAAGACCAAAGCCAGCGTTGTGCTCCAGTCGCCGCAGTGGAAAGGAAGGTAGATGCGAGCAACGTCGTCACATGCAACCAAGTGGCCCCAAGTCACACTCATCCCAAAGAGACCATCAATATGTCAGAATCTACAAAAAAGGATAGCGCAAATCCAGCAAATATGGACTCTGCTGTGAGGGAAGTGCAGCACTTGCAAAATGGAGTCGCAATGGGTACAAACTGTGGTAccgaggagaacatgcaatGTGGTGCCCTATCTGGGAACACAGATGTTAACAATTCTCGGAGTGAAGACAACAAGCGTGTTCGCAAAGTAATTGGCGAAGGGTTGAAGAAACTAAGCAGCTGTGCAGCTGAGCAGAACTGTCAAACCTTACGTGACGGCAGCGGTCACACTGTGAAGATGGATGCCGCATGGCGAAGACACTTGGCAAATGTCAGAGTTCACATCAGAGACTTGGGGGTAACATTTGCAGGAGGCCGGACCCCCAGCAATGTGAAGGTTGTTGACAAGGTCGCTGAGACCAAAGCGACTCTGCACAAAAATCAGCCTGGGAGATGA